The genomic region CGCCGGCGGGCGGTTCACGATCGTACATAACGGGGTGATCGAAAATTACGCGGAGCTGAAGCGCACGATGCTCCGCAACGTCTCGTTCCAGAGCGATACGGATACCGAGGTCGTCGCCCATCTGGTGGAATCGCTCGCGAATCGCGGTCTCGGCGTCGAGGCGGCCTTCCGGACGGCTTTGTCGATGCTGCGCGGTTCGTACGCGATCGCGATGCTCGACGAGGCGGATCCCGGCGTAATCTACGCGGCGAAACAGAAGAGCCCGCTCCTGATCGGCGTGGGCGACGGCTTCGCGGGCATCGCGAGCGACGCGATGGCGATGCTGCACCTGACGAACGAATTCATCGAAATCATGGACGGAGAGACCGTGACGGTCACCCGGGAAGGCGCGGTGCTGAAGGACGCCCAAGGCAAGGAGGTGCGCAGAACCTCGTTCGTCGCCAAGCTGAACGTAGCCGAGCTCGAGAAGGGACCGTATGCCCACTATATGATGAAAGAGATGGACGAACAGCCCGGGGCGATTCGAAGGCTGCTCGCCGAATACGTCGACGAGGATGGGCGCGTATCGATCCCGGAAGACGTTCGGGCCGCGGCGCGGGAGGCCGATCGCATCTACATCGTCGCCTGCGGCACGAGCTATCACGCCGGCTTGGTCGGCAAGCAGCTGCTCGAGAGCGTCGCCGGAATCAAGGCCGAAGCGCACGTCGCCAGCGAATTTCTGTACAACCCGCCGCTCCTCTCCGAACGGCCGCTCTTCGTCTTCATCTCGCAGAGCGGGGAGACGGCGGACAGCCGCGGCGTTCTGGTCCGCATTCGCGAGCTCGGACACAAGACGCTGACGATCACGAACGTGCCGGGCTCGACGTTGTCCCGGGAAGCGGATTACACGCTGCATACGTTCGCCGGTCCCGAGATCGCGGTCGCGTCGACGAAGGCGTACACGACCCAGATCGGCGTATTGGCGGTATTCGCCTGCGACTGCGCGCGGGCGCGGGGCGTCGAAGTCGCCTTCGACGTCGCCCGGGAGCTAAGCCTCGCGGCGAACGCGATGGAGGTCGTTATTAACGAAAAGGAAAAGATGGAGAGCTTAGTTTGGGAGTACTTGAGCTCGTCTCGGAATTGCTTCTTTATCGGGCGGGCGATGGACTACTACATCTGCCTCGAAGGGGCGCTCAAGCTGAAGGAAGTGTCTTACATCCAAGCGGAAGGCTTCGCCGGCGGGGAGCTGAAGCACGGCACGATCGCCCTCATCGAGGAAGGGACGCCGGTCGTCGCGGTGTCGACGCAGCGCGCCGTCAAGCACAGCATCCGCAGCAACGCCCAGGAGGTCATCGCCAGAGGCGCCAACGTATGTATGATCAGCATCGAAGGGCTGGAAGAAGCGGGAGACGCCTTAGTCCTGCCGAAGGTGCATGAAGCGCTCGCTCCGCTGATCGCCGCCGTTCCGCTGCAATTTTTCGCCTATTACGCGGCCCTCTATCGGGGGTGCGACGTCGATAAGCCAAGAAATCTCGCCAAGAGCGTCACGGTCGAATAGGGGTACATTCATGATCGGCAAAAACATTCAACAGTTGCGAGCCAAGAGCGGCATCACCTTGTCCGAACTGGCGGAACGGGCGGGGATTTCCAAGTCGTATTTAAGCAGCATCGAACGCAATCTGAAGCAGAATCCTTCCATTCAGGTGATGGAGAAGATCGCCGTCGTGTTGAAGGTCGATCTGAAGACGCTCCTCAAGATGGACATGAATTCGGAGAAGAAGCAGCAACTCGAGCGGGAATGGATGGACTTCGTGGACGAATTGAAGCGAAGCGGCATCGACAAGCAGCAGGTCAACGAATATAAGATCCTGATCGAATTCATCAAGTGGCATAACGAGCAGGCGCTATATGAAGGGTCTCCCCACGGGAATAAGGGGGCGCCTCCCGCCGGCGGCGAAGCGCCGTGACGGGAGGCGCGGGAAACGATCGACGCTAGCGCCGATCGTTCGCGAAGAACACGGCGATCGTGCCGGGGCCGGCGTGAGCGCCGATGCTGGAGCCGATCATCCCGATGAAAAATCGTTCGCAGCCGAATCGCTCCGCGATCATGCTCCGCATCTCTTCGGCGGCCTCGAGATCGTCTCCATGGGAGATGCCGATCAATTGATCCTTCACGTTCGTGCCGCGCTCCTCCATCAAATCCAAGATCCGCGCGAACACCTTCTTGCGCCCTCGGACCTTCTCGAGCGGAACGAGCTTGCCGCCGTCGACGTGCAGGATCGGCTTAATATTGAGCAAGCCGCCGATGAACGCGGCCACGGGACTGACGCGTCCGCCCCTTACGAGGTACTCGAGATTGTCTACCGTAAAGATGTGCTCCATCCGCCGCGCCTGCGCCTCGACCGCCTGGAGCACCTCCGCTCGGGAGGCGCCGCCGGCCGCGAGCTCCGCCGCATGACGGACGACGAGGCCGAGCCCGAGGGAAGCGCACCGGGAATCGACGATGTCGAGCGCAAGGCCGGGATGGTCGTCCAGAACGGACTGTCTTACGAGCAGCGACGTCTGATGCGTGCCGGACAGCTCCGACGAGAAGGCGATATAGATGCCCTCGTCTCCGTTCTCGGCGAGGCGGCGGAAGCAAGCTTCGAACCTGCCGTAGAGGGGCTGCGAAGTCTTATAGGTTTGGCCTTCGCGCATGCCGGCGAACAGCTCCGCGGGAAGCAGCGAGACGCCGTCCTCGTACTCGCGTTCTCCGTGATACACCATTAAAGGGACGACTTCGATCCCGTGCGAGGCGATGAAGTCTTGCGGCAAGTCGGCGGCGCTGTCGGTAACGATCTTGAGGGCCATGAGGTCCATCCTTTCCAACGTACGTGTCAAGTCATATGACTTGTATTAGATATTCGTAAAAAAATGGTGGATTTACAAAAAAAATCCACGGATTCGACATCTTTCAACAAAAGAATCGAAGTTGTTTTCCAAAAAACGACAGACAAGACATATGACTTATTACTATAATATAGACAGGAATGTAGGAAGCTATGAGATACGTCCTTACAATGTGGGCACCTATGGACGTATGGAGCGAGTGGTGCAACCGGTCCTCTCCTGTGAACGATTGCGGTATAAGTGATCGAGAGGGGTATTCGCCATGCAAATCGAAAGAGTTGTGGAAGTGAAAACGATTCTTGAACAACTGGGCATCGACTGGTCCAAATGGACCGCTTACGAGCAATACCGCCGCTCCGACATCGATCGAGCTCCGAAAGCGCTCCATCCCCTAAGCCATTCCCCGTCCAAGAACTCGGAACAAAGCCCTTTCACGAATCAGCCTTATCGTCGCCTCTTAGCATCGCACGTTCCGCCCGCACGAAAGCGATGAATCGGCGCGCTTCCTCCGCCGTCAGCTTGCGGCCGTCCACGGTGAAATCGATCTTCTCCAGGATCGCTTCGTCCGACAATTCCAATTGATCGACGAAGAAGGAG from Paenibacillus antri harbors:
- the glmS gene encoding glutamine--fructose-6-phosphate transaminase (isomerizing), translated to MCGIVGIIGVRDVEEQLLRGLEKLEYRGYDSAGIAVFGSEGVNVFKEKGRIAALREAVAPDASASLGIGHTRWATHGAPSRRNAHPHRSAGGRFTIVHNGVIENYAELKRTMLRNVSFQSDTDTEVVAHLVESLANRGLGVEAAFRTALSMLRGSYAIAMLDEADPGVIYAAKQKSPLLIGVGDGFAGIASDAMAMLHLTNEFIEIMDGETVTVTREGAVLKDAQGKEVRRTSFVAKLNVAELEKGPYAHYMMKEMDEQPGAIRRLLAEYVDEDGRVSIPEDVRAAAREADRIYIVACGTSYHAGLVGKQLLESVAGIKAEAHVASEFLYNPPLLSERPLFVFISQSGETADSRGVLVRIRELGHKTLTITNVPGSTLSREADYTLHTFAGPEIAVASTKAYTTQIGVLAVFACDCARARGVEVAFDVARELSLAANAMEVVINEKEKMESLVWEYLSSSRNCFFIGRAMDYYICLEGALKLKEVSYIQAEGFAGGELKHGTIALIEEGTPVVAVSTQRAVKHSIRSNAQEVIARGANVCMISIEGLEEAGDALVLPKVHEALAPLIAAVPLQFFAYYAALYRGCDVDKPRNLAKSVTVE
- a CDS encoding helix-turn-helix domain-containing protein, whose amino-acid sequence is MIGKNIQQLRAKSGITLSELAERAGISKSYLSSIERNLKQNPSIQVMEKIAVVLKVDLKTLLKMDMNSEKKQQLEREWMDFVDELKRSGIDKQQVNEYKILIEFIKWHNEQALYEGSPHGNKGAPPAGGEAP
- a CDS encoding DegV family protein, producing MALKIVTDSAADLPQDFIASHGIEVVPLMVYHGEREYEDGVSLLPAELFAGMREGQTYKTSQPLYGRFEACFRRLAENGDEGIYIAFSSELSGTHQTSLLVRQSVLDDHPGLALDIVDSRCASLGLGLVVRHAAELAAGGASRAEVLQAVEAQARRMEHIFTVDNLEYLVRGGRVSPVAAFIGGLLNIKPILHVDGGKLVPLEKVRGRKKVFARILDLMEERGTNVKDQLIGISHGDDLEAAEEMRSMIAERFGCERFFIGMIGSSIGAHAGPGTIAVFFANDRR